From the Lactuca sativa cultivar Salinas chromosome 9, Lsat_Salinas_v11, whole genome shotgun sequence genome, the window caggcatagggtagaaatatcagttcggaaagtcaTGTCACGATCCAAggtggtatccagatctccaccacaaACCCTTAAATTCCCTACAGCTATTATCAAAACATAGTTAGTATTAGATGTTGATTATAGGGATTTTAGTGTAGTCTAGTTTCAAAACTAAGACGTATAAAGGATTCTTAGATCCAATTAAATTGAattatagtatagttgtatactgTATTGTGATAGAATGACATAAACAAGAAAACGATTTTGGATGTTGATTAGATGCATTATAACTTTTCCTAGTGATGGAGTAAGAGTTATAAAGGATGCTTAGTTTGAGTTAAGTTAGGAAAGATTGACTAGTTATACATGTTTTTGTAAAGATACTACATAGACAAGAAATTCGTGTTTGAGGTTGATTGCATATATTTTAATATTGCCTAGTTATACACTAAGAATTAAAATGGATGCTTAGTTaaattaagtttggacattgggcATCATTATATTAAGGGTGTGGGTGAGATTGGAATAGAGGGTAGAACTATGTTCAGTGACATTGATGATTTGGTGGGGTATAGGTGCTTAAGGGAGTGTTATATTAGTATTCCCCTCCTTTTTAGACAACCATAAATAGTGTGTTTGTTTTAGACAGCTGGATAGAGTGCGTCTGTATCAGAGCACTACTAGGTATGTCTGAATCATATGGCAGAGTATAGATGGTCACCCTTAACTAAAGCCACTGTTGTGATGTTAATGAATTATATTGTTCCAAGGAAAATAGATCATATGTTCATTCGAGTACTCTACCCCCATGGTTGTCGTGACTGACTAACGCCTAGACCCAAGAAACCCCAAAGTAGTATAATCAACCTGTGGCTTACAATGATTATTCAGGATAGATCTTATACGATCAATGTTATAGGATCAATATGTGAAGATCGACGGGATGGATAACTAAGGAAAAATGTCTTATAAGATATTTATGGTGTGCTGTTGGATAAAAATGGTTTTAGAGGTTtataaattatgatttattatCATAAACATATTATGGGATTGGAAACCCTATATGTCTCACCAGGATTTCCCAAACCTAACCCACTCAATTTATATGCATCACATGTAGCGATGTTAAGGCTACTAGAGACTTTAATATGATATCGAGTGATTAAAGAGAAGACCTGCAATAATGTTCAGGATCGTTAGGTCTTTATGTTGTAACTTATGGTGTGTATTGGTTATGACATCCTTAGGCTTTTGATATTTTGAAATAatcattaaaatgttttaatatgCTAAGATTTTCAGCAAACAAAGTTTTTTCGGTTCTGGataattggggatgtcacagttggtataaaatcattagtttaagcaaattaGGAATTTTGAGAAATTGTAGACTTAAACATAGATTGCTAACTGATGATGGTGATGTATGTGTCTAGTATATTTTAGAATGtatacctaaattgacacaagcactagagtACTTTAGGGTATATTCCTTAATGGATAGTATGTGATAATAAAGTTGTTTTATAACATGCCTTAGGTTGCCTACCTAGATTGCTATTACTGAAAAAGGTTTAAGGTCTGTTTTGATCTGTGAAACCTTTCCTGACGAGCATATTTTCGTTGTTCAGAATCTGCCATGGTTTGCTGATATAGTTAATTACTTGGTCTCTAGAGGACTCCCTCCAGATCTTACTCGAGCTCAGAAAGACAAAATAAAAAAGGAGGCGAAAATATATGTTTGGGAAGAGCCATATTTATGGAAATACTATGTTGATCAAGTTATTAGAAGATGAGTGCCTCAAGATGAAGTTAATTCAATTCTGAACTTCTGTCATTCTGAAGCTTGTGGAGGGCATTATGGCCCACAACGAACCGCACACAAAGTTCTGGACAACGGTTTTTATTGGCCTCATATTTTCCGCGATTCGTTCCTGTTTTGAAAAATCTTTGACCGGTGCCAGATGAATGTGTCTTTAATATCTCGTAGTCAGATGTTATTCACCTCGATCTTAGTATGTGAAATTTTTGATGTTTGTGGCATAGACTTCATGGGTCTATTTCCACCATCCTTTAAGTTTGTGTATATGTTGCTAGCAGTGGATTATGTGTCAAAATGGGTTGATGCAAAAGCTACCCGGACAGATGATGTGAAGGTTGTGGTTGATTTCGTTAAAACCAATATTTTTGATAGGTTCGGAACACCAAAGGTCATCACTAGTGATCGGGGAATGCGTTTCTGCAACCGCACCCTCGAGGCTGTTATGAAGAAATATGATGTTACGCATCGGGTGTCAACTGCTTATCACCCGCAAACCAAAGGACAATATCAAGCTTTTAACCAACAACTTAATGGTATCATTGAAAAACGGTCAACccaattaaaaaaatattggaGTATTCGGTTGGATGATGCATTATGGGCTCACAGGACGACATATAAAACTTCAATCGGAATGTCGCCTTATCGAATAGTCTTTGGAAAGCCATGTCGACTTCCTATGGAGTTAGAACACCGAGCATATTGGGATGTAATAAGCTTAATATGAACATGGATGAAGCTGGAAAGAAAAGAAGGTTGGATATCCAAGAGCTAGAAGAAATTCAGAACGATGCTTATGAGAATGAAGTGATTTACAAGGAGAAGACGAAGTCTTCTCACGAAAAATGCTCTCATGAAAGGTATTTACTACCTTTCAAAAGGTAATCTTGTATCATTCTCATTTTAAACTTATTTCTGGTAAATGAGGTCTCGTTGGATGGGGCCTTTTGTTGTTACTAACGTGTTTGATCATGGTGCCATAGAGATTATAAGTGAAAAAATAGGAAAAAATTTCAAGGTTAATAGTCAGTTGCTCAAAGCTTTTTATGAAGGTTTTCAAGTCATGAACGAAAATGTGGAGCTTGTAGAGGTCCCGAATTACTGCAAATGAAGGAATCAAGTAGCAACGTCGAGCCAAGGACAGTAAAAACGGGAAGCTTACCGGGAGGCAAACCGGGTGTttgaagtttttatttttttatttatttttgcaacttttctttatttttggtgTGTTTTTAAGAACTTTATTAGGTGGTTTTTCAAACTGGATCGTGTATTACCAACGTGGGAAATTGAGTTTTCgtattaaaatttttcaaaaatcggGCCAGATTTTCAAAAATGCAATCATTTTTCTGTTTATGCGATCGCATAAATGTGTCAAGGTTTTTAATACTGATTTTCGAGAAAAACTACAAACTGCGAACCGAGAATGGATTTATGCGGTTACATAAACATATATGTAATCGcgtattttatttttttcgttCGCATTTGTATTTCGAGGATTTATAACACCGTTTTTgagaaaaaagagaaaaataagatcacataagcatatctgcGATCACATATTTTAACATTGCATTCGTATTTGATTTGCGAGGTTTCAACTTGcagaaaaaaaggaaaaattttaaaaatgcgACCATTATGCGATCGCATATCCGGTCGCATATTCCCATGTTTTTTATATAAACTCATTTAGGATCATTTGAACTCACACACCTTCAGATTTTCGAAATTCTCTCTGGTTTCCTTTCACTCGAAAATTTTCTCtcataaattcaaaaaaaaacaatatatatatatatatatatatatatatatatatatatatatatatatatatatatatatatatatatatatatagatcatatcatatcatatcatcatatcatatcatatcatacaatattacaaatgaaacatttttcctttcaccacattcatttgaaactctcattacttttcaatttctttctaataataattataagttggttaataaggttaaggttatatatatatatatatatatatatatatatatatatatatatatatatatatatatatatatcaaacctaaaatgtaatcatatataaactaaatttcaatattaaaataatatatttacttctacttataaacttatgttttttaacttttagcatattatacttaatttattagttttaatatattgttggatgtaaaccattatcattttaaagatgcaattttggaacaatttgtattaaatacttaaattattaatttaaatataagattacatggtcaacttaaatataacatttagtttaacttaaagaACCTAAAGAATaatttttaaatagttaaaagtgataaattgtagtttctttctaataatgattataagttggttaataaggttaaataaatatcaaacctaaagtgcaatcataaataaactaaattttaattttaaaataatctctttacttctacttataaagttatgtctataacttttaacatattatacttaatttattagatttaaatgttgttgtatataaaccattatcagtttaaagctataacttttgaacaatttgaacaatatcttaaattgttaatttaaatataacattacattgtcatcttaaatataaatttcaattccacttaaaaaaccaaagaatattttgtacataattaaaagtgataaattgtagtgataaatgcaaaaaataaattgtaatctctatttaactaaaatatttccaaaagatatttttataaccgttaaaagttttcaaataagtagcttaaaataacttacaataaaaataattaaaaacaactctatacaAATGATTATATTgctacctttaaaataaaaaaaacaatgttgatgttttaaataattataatgatagaaattaaaccgttaagcaaataaattttaaaaaattaatttactataacaacaactataaataacattaaaccatatattatatttaattttattcatgtgtaacttgccggtagaagtcattcaaacgattgagattatgtagttataatagattaatatattatcatataattcaaaataatcaatatactatatcaatttattatatgaattattatatcaaatttaacaacaacgttattgttatattaaaaaaacatatatttataaagacttcaactatattggTGTTTCTACGCAACGCGCAGACGTtcgcctagtgtgtgtgtgtgtgtgtatatatatatatatatatatatatatatatatatatatatatatatatatatgtatgtatgtatgtatgtattctcGTATTTTGTCCAAATCAAGAGTAAAAGGTATCAAAATCTTCATTTTTACTTCTATTACATTCCCATGCTTCTGAAAACATGATTCCAAGGTTGAATTTTCTAGCATTTCTTTGTTCTTCATTTAGAATTTTGAATTTTCCTTAAGTTACATTTTCATATCTACACCTTGTTAGAGCATATCAAAGCTAGAAATTGGATCGTTTGTTCTAGGAACTAAACAGAATAGTTTCATCAGAAGAAaatcgaaaaatcaaaaaaaaattcagaCGTGAAAATTACACTGTTGCTCATCGTCCAGTCAGGTATATTCATTCTGATACCGAGACTCTTTATtttctttcatatatatatatatatatatatatatatatatatatatatatatatatatatatatatatatatatatatatatctgtgtgtgtgtgtgtgtgtgggggatTACGTATCTACTTGGGagtagttagttagttatttTTCTGAGAAAATATGTGCCATACATGTCCCTATTCCCCACTTACCCGAAACATGGCTCCAAGAGCCCAATGTGATCGCCGTGACGCTGATAATCCATACGAGCCCTTTACTATTCAAGAGGGAGGTATAGTGGTACATCTGAACTCCCATTCTGCACTAGAAGAGTACAATCGACTTCGTTCCAGAGAATTCGTTGCTCATACCCTGGCTCCCAGTGCCGCTCTTCTTTAGGAGCTGCAAATTTCTAAAGGGATACACACTCTCTTTGCCAAGATTGATTGACTTCCCGACGTCACTTCTGTTAACCAGAGAGTTTTTATCTACTCTTAGTGAAGTTAACCATGATGGTTACTTCATGTTTGCATTCTTTTAGCAACAATTACCAGCTTCATATAGATCAACTATATGGTTTTTTCAATGTGCCTGCCACGAACTCTTCTGCGAGTCCTGTTGGTTTTCATGCACCAACTTTCTGTATATGCATTAATGTAACATCCTGAATTCCAGGTATGAGATTTATTCCTTTTAGCATGTTTTTCCTTTGGAACACGACATGGTGGAAGCCTCACCATGGCGTGTTTAAGGACTTTTGGGCCGCGTATTTTTATGGACTAGCATGGGGAGTTGGTGAGGGGAAACATGGCGTGTTAGCGGTtggatgagaaaccctaaattttggggttttgcatCCTATATAACCTCCTTAAGTCCTTAAGGCTGAtcttttatcagcctccaaaccccCATATCGGCTCTTGTGAACCCTAATCATCCTTCCCTCTCATTTGTGAGCTAGTATAGTATTTTGGAGCAAAAGAAGAAGGAAGTTGAAAGAAGGAAGAAAGGATCTTGCAAGCAAAGCTCTCATCTTCAGTTTGGCATgcttctagacctttgtaagtgtccaagatccaatttttattcctctatgtagctagatcttgagtttttttttccttttttctccTTATTCTTGGATGTTGATATGGATGGATCTCAtaatgtttgcaactttatgaatctccaggtcaagaTGACCTTATAGTGGCTTGGATTTTGTCTTTATCCAAGTTTTGACACCATGCATGGAGTTTAGGTCATATTTTACCTTTTTGACCCAttttgggttcaagacatgcattggacatacatgtctatatgtcacacccccaaaaccaataaacggcagaaacgttctggggtggaggaggtcatatacaatatcacaacaatgcaaagtagtaaacatgcaacaacatcatccattgcattaataatataatttcatacaagtgtgtcctgtcaagttatagacaccaaaaaatatacattaaaataaaagaggagtcttgaacgagctccttcttctcaaaacccGGCACCTTTagctgtctactggtgacctgagaatacaagttattttgaaagcaagtatcagctttaaagctggtgagatcataagtatattagtgtctgtctTTGTATGAAAACATTTGTAAGATGTAATGTGTAAGTTTTGTGAAGTCTGtatttgtttgaactctcctagaaaaccctatgttttctactaaagtagccttctaccaaggcatctagtgtctgtgtgtgtctcatgtaagagtgtgtattttctcaattctgactatcattaaccaaaaatatagtttttacattactatGCATCATGTGCATgttcacaaagtgaatgtaatgggaaaaatattatagtactgtagtgttgtattaagtaactactgatgtactaactaccttaagcaattgtaaattttaaggtaacatgtgatcggcctgtatcttgctattgactcaatagtaaaacgacaatgtaagatgccgtagaaatgacgtttggcacccgtagacttgcaagtcccactgtagcgagcagcaaggtgtaggatagtcaatccagtatagatctatacacaaactcatatgctccccaattaaggagattctgatacaaaaacagtcatggGAGGTAGTGTCATGCcctgtttaatggctcacataactgtgttaatgtatatgtaatgtatatgtgtgctagctgtattgtgagttctttctctgtctagcctgtatgtttgtttctcgtcatagtgtctatcgtttgtttctcgtcatagtgtctatcgtttgtttctcgtcatagtgttaacatgtttgtatacccttgctaccgaAGGGCGTTGTATCCTTTAACTCATGTATGAACTAACTCATTGTAGGTTTCATtcttctagtaatagtattagtatcttcctaaactactcctatagtagtttactagcaatgtatgatcatgtttgtgcacgcttgctacccaaaggtatagaactgattgaaggaacttttatgactatgtatgtatacatgatatacaactaatatttaaacgaccttcagacggataacagatgccctaaagccacatcaaaacaaggaaaaggaattaaagcgagctggtcttcctaagtcttttaaacattgcttatatatctatacatacatacacatgcatttgacaatatataagtatgaaagagtttaagtaaaattatttgataagtaaaagagttcgTAAAATCAGTTTGAAGTATAGCAGTttggtaaacagtttgaacagtaagaaaaccattgattttgtagttattaatcacatgtgattgctggaataactataagtatttacttgtatcccccccataaaagcatttaaaaaaatttaaaccattgattaagggttatgaactcacctgtagtgagtggtttggatgaaagtgTCGGATAGGCTGCTAAGTGTCAATtcaagacttgaacacacacgcggatcctatttaacatataatgatacatatatgaatatcattagtgtttaaaacaacttattattgaattgggaccaccttggggactagtaaacacttatattgaagtgttacaaccatatatgattgtatgaagggggtATATGGCTTtacaaaggagtgtatggccaaaatacacactatatgtgtgtgtgcgtctaggtgtgcggccatacatggCGTGTGCGGttaggtgtgcggccatacatggcgtgtgcggttgggtgtgcgaccatacatggtgtgtgcggccgtacacctagtgttcttggtgttcttggctaaagatgttaccttttatgaagatcctcaaggagatttggatgatacttgagaggattttcgggtcCTAGCTTTGTGGAAGTGTTGAAAGTGTTCCAAATGGCTAAGTGTTGAATATATAGgagggagtgtgcggttgggatgggtgtgtggccgcacactcttgtgtgcggccgcacacactttGTGTTGGTGTGATTGGCTAAAATGCAAGCCGATACACCCACAATACTTATCCCACGACTCCTACCCTGCTTATACTAAGCTTTAAACACTC encodes:
- the LOC128129239 gene encoding uncharacterized protein LOC128129239, whose translation is MDEAGKKRRLDIQELEEIQNDAYENEVIYKEKTKSSHEKCSHERSRWMGPFVVTNVFDHGAIEIISEKIGKNFKVNSQLLKAFYEGFQVMNENVELVEVPNYCK